A genomic window from Agrobacterium tumefaciens includes:
- the xylF gene encoding D-xylose ABC transporter substrate-binding protein, whose amino-acid sequence MNSFAKLLAGTAVLVSLHTAAMAADLVVGVSWSNFQEERWKTDEAAIKAALDKAGAKYISADAQSSAAKQLTDVESLISQGANALIILAQDSDAIGPAVEKAVAEGIPVVGYDRLIENQNAFYITFDNKEVGRLQAAEVFKVKPEGNYVFIKGSSSDPNADFLFAGQQEVLKAAIDGGKIKNVGEAYTDGWKPENAQKNMEQFLTKNNNKVDAVVASNDGTAGGAIAALAAQGLAGSVPVSGQDADFAALNRVALGTQTVSVWKDSRELGKEAAGIALELAGGKKMTEIKGVSTFEGGPKKVKMQSVFLKPIAITKDNLNVVIDAGWIKKETACQGVKAKTVKACD is encoded by the coding sequence ATGAATTCATTTGCCAAGCTTCTGGCGGGTACGGCCGTACTCGTTTCCCTGCACACTGCCGCCATGGCCGCTGATCTCGTCGTCGGCGTTTCCTGGTCGAACTTCCAGGAAGAGCGCTGGAAAACGGATGAGGCGGCCATCAAGGCGGCGCTCGACAAGGCCGGTGCGAAATATATTTCCGCCGACGCGCAATCATCGGCCGCAAAGCAGCTGACCGACGTGGAATCGCTGATTTCCCAGGGCGCAAACGCGCTGATCATCCTGGCGCAGGACAGCGACGCGATTGGCCCGGCCGTTGAAAAGGCCGTTGCCGAAGGTATTCCGGTCGTCGGTTACGACCGCCTGATCGAAAACCAGAACGCCTTCTACATCACCTTCGACAACAAGGAAGTTGGCCGTCTGCAGGCTGCCGAAGTCTTCAAGGTGAAGCCGGAAGGCAATTACGTCTTCATCAAGGGCTCCTCTTCTGATCCGAATGCGGACTTCCTGTTCGCGGGTCAGCAGGAAGTGCTGAAGGCGGCCATTGACGGCGGCAAGATCAAGAATGTCGGCGAAGCCTATACCGATGGCTGGAAGCCGGAAAATGCCCAGAAGAACATGGAACAGTTCCTGACCAAGAATAACAACAAGGTCGATGCGGTCGTCGCCTCGAATGACGGCACGGCCGGTGGCGCCATCGCCGCTCTCGCCGCGCAGGGCCTTGCAGGTTCGGTTCCCGTTTCCGGTCAGGATGCCGATTTCGCCGCGCTCAACCGTGTCGCGCTCGGCACGCAGACGGTGTCGGTCTGGAAGGACAGCCGTGAACTCGGCAAGGAAGCAGCCGGCATCGCGCTGGAACTGGCCGGCGGCAAGAAGATGACCGAGATCAAGGGTGTCTCTACCTTTGAAGGCGGTCCGAAAAAAGTGAAGATGCAGTCGGTCTTCCTCAAGCCTATCGCCATCACGAAGGACAATCTGAACGTCGTCATCGACGCCGGCTGGATCAAGAAGGAAACGGCCTGCCAGGGCGTGAAGGCTAAAACGGTCAAAGCCTGCGATTGA